The region TCTCCTTTGGTTAAGACGGCTTTTTTTGCAAGCGATCCTAACTTGGGTCGTATCTTAGCGGCCATTGGTTATGCTGGTATCACTGATTTGGATGTGAATCATGTTCAGATGTGGTTGGGAGATGTTTGGGTTGCTAAAGATGGTGGCCGCAATCCAAGCTATCAAGAGGCTGATGGTCAAAGGGTAATGCAGGCCCCAGAAATCACTGTCAAGATTGATTTAGGACGTGGTACTGCAAGCCAAACAATGTGGACTTGTGATCTATCTCATGACTACGTTTCAATTAATGCCGACTATCGCTCTTAAAAGAAATTAATAATATGAATGAGAAATTAGACCGTTTGCTGGAGCATCTGGAAACCTTTTTACCTAAACCTCTAAGCGACGATCAGTGGAAATCTTCGGTTGCTTTTAGATGGCGTCGTCGAGATAGTATTTTTGGGAGCATCGGTTTTCTGCAACCTGTAAAGCACGTTTCCGATATTACTTTCGAAGATTTGCAAAATATCGACCGGCAGCGCGATGCTATTCGCGACAATACAAAAAATTTCATTCTACAAAAACCGGCGAATAACATCCTTTTGACGGGTGCTCGCGGTACGGGTAAATCATCTCTAATTAAAGCCAGTTTGCATGAATTTGCCAGCCAAGGCTTGCGTCTGGTTGAAGTGGAAAAAGAGCATCTTGCAGATTTAGCGGATATTACTGAGCTATTGGCTGATCGCCCTGAGCGATTCATTATCTTTTGCGATGATCTCTCTTTTGAGGACGGGGAATCAGGCTATAAAGCCATGAAATCGGCTTTGGATGGTTCAGTTTCTGCCCAAGTAGACAATATTTTGATTTATGCCACCTCTAATCGTCGCCATCTATTGCCCGAGTACATGAAAGATAACGAAGGTTATGTGCATGGCGATGATGGTGAGATTCATCCGG is a window of Polynucleobacter asymbioticus QLW-P1DMWA-1 DNA encoding:
- a CDS encoding ATP-binding protein produces the protein MNEKLDRLLEHLETFLPKPLSDDQWKSSVAFRWRRRDSIFGSIGFLQPVKHVSDITFEDLQNIDRQRDAIRDNTKNFILQKPANNILLTGARGTGKSSLIKASLHEFASQGLRLVEVEKEHLADLADITELLADRPERFIIFCDDLSFEDGESGYKAMKSALDGSVSAQVDNILIYATSNRRHLLPEYMKDNEGYVHGDDGEIHPGEVVEEKISLSERFGLWLSFYPPKQDEYLAIVAHWLEHFGLSAQQIEEARPEALVWALERGSRSGRVAWQFAKHWAGSRA